In Gracilinanus agilis isolate LMUSP501 chromosome 1, AgileGrace, whole genome shotgun sequence, the sequence NNNNNNNNNNNNNNNNNNNNNNNNNNNNNNNNNNNNNNNNNNNNNNNNNNNNNNNNNNNNNNNNNNNNNNNNNNNNNNNNNNNNNNNNNNNNNNNNNNNNNNNNNNNNNNNNNNNNNNNNNNNNNNNNNNNNNNNNNNNNNNNNNNNNNNNNNNNNNNNNNNNNNNNNNNNNNNNNNNNNNNNNNNNNNNNNNNNNNNNNNNNNNNNNNNNNNNNNNNNNNNNNNNNNNNNNNNNNNNNNNNNNNNNNNNNNNNNNNNNNNNNNNNNNNNNNNNNNNNNNNNNNNNNNNNNNNNNNNNNNNNNNNNNNNNNNNNNNNNNNNNNNNNNNNNNNNNNNNNNNNNNNNNNNNNNNNNNNNNNNNNNNNNNNNNNNNNNNNNNNNNNNNNNNNNNNNNNNNNNNNNNNNNNNNNNNNNNNNNNNNNNNNNNNNNNNNNNNNNNNNNNNNNNNNNNNNNNNNNNNNNNNNNNNNNNNNNNNNNNNNNNNNNNNNNNNNNNNNNNNNNNNNNNNNNNNNNNNNNNNNNNNNNNNNNNNNNNNNNNNNNNNNNNNNNNNNNNNNNNNNNNNNNNNNNNNNNNNNNNNNNNNNNNNNNNNNNNNNNNNNNNNNNNNNNNNNNNNNNNNNNNNNNNNNNNNNNNNNNNNNNNNNNNNNNNNNNNNNNNNNNNNNNNNNNNNNNNNNNNNNNNNNNNNNNNNNNNNNNNNNNNNNNNNNNNNNNNNNNNNNNNNNNNNNNNNNNNNNNNNNNNNNNNNNNNNNNNNNNNNNNNNNNNNNNNNNNNNNNNNNNNNNNNNNNNNNNNNNNNNNNNNNNNNNNNNNNNNNNNNNNNNNNNNNNNNNNNNNNNNNNNNNNNNNNNNNNNNNNNNNNNNNNNNNNNNNNNNNNNNNNNNNNNNNNNNNNNNNNNNNNNNNNNNNNNNNNNNNNNNNNNNNNNNNNNNNNNNNNNNNNNNNNccttccttccttccttccttccttccttccttccttccttccttccttccttccttccttccttccttccttccttccttccttccctcccttttttcttccttccttcctccctcccttcccttcttccttcctccctccctccctctttctttctttttctagaacCGGGCCGGTGAAGCCGAAGCATGAAGCTGCCCAGTGGGATCTGCTGTTTCCTGCTCATTGGCCTGTATGTTGACTTGGCTCAGAATGGGCTGACGGGAACCCTCAGAAGACAACCACGGCAGAGGGGCTACAGAGTCCTGAGGAAGGCCCCCTCCCTCAACCGCAGAGCACGTGGGCAGTCTGAGCCGCCGCCACCGGCCACCCCAACGCAAAGGCTTCCTGTCCGGGACCCCGAGGGCGGCGCTGTGGACCTGGTCATCCCGCTGGCGAGCTCTCTAGGGGAAGAGTCGGGCTACGACGTGTTACCAGGTAAGGGAAGGACCACTCGGGGCCAGCGTTGGCCGAGGACCCCTTCGAGGAGCCTTTTCCCAGCTGGTTTCTCTGTCGCTGTCGCCCCAGCGCCCTGCTCCCTGGCTGCCTTCCCTCTGCCCTGGGCCCCCAGTTTGTCTCGCCCTCCTCTCCCGTCTCATTTCCGGCCTCCTCTCTTTTCTGGCCGTACTTGGGCCCAGTGTGTAGTCCAACCGAAGCTGGGCTCCTTCTGTGGCTCCTGGCGTCGGGGTCCGTCGGTGAGGCTGACGTAAGGCAAATCCTCGGTTCCCGAGTGGGCCGTCCCCCTCCCTTCTACAGCCCAAACAAATAACAATCCATTAGCAACCGGAGTCTGTGCGGCACAGAAGGGAGCTTCCCAAGGCCCGGCCTCCGAGCGAGTTCCTTCTGGTGGGAAGAGCTTTCCTGCACGTAGTTCCAGCCCCTCCGGCCGGGGATCTTCAATCCGATGACCTCCTTTTTAGCCACTTTCTGGAATGTTCTGCCAAAAGCAGAGAAAGCCACAGAACTCGTTTTAGGTTGGAGCTCGTGACACAGAGTCTCCGTGTGCCAAGGCTGGgctgactggggggggggggctcggCCACGGCTCCCCCCTCCTCTGTCCGGTCCGTGCTGTTCTCTgaccccctccccactccccgatctgccttctcttctcccactcCCCACGCCTGGCCACTTCCACCTCGGCCTCCCAAGAGTCTCCCATCCGCACCCACAAAGGCCCCGTTCCCACGCTCCCCGCTCTAACACAAGGCCAGCGCTCCCCACTTCTGGCTGGGATCCCGGAGTCTGGGGGCTTTGGGGCATGTGGGGCGGCCCACAGCCAGTTATCCAGGGAGGACTGGGGGCCTGGGCCTGGGCACAAGGACAGCCTCTAGTCGTCCAGTTGCCCACCCAGCGGACGGGGGATGTGCTGGGGGAGGCTGTGGGCCTCTGTGGGTCGAGGAGGGAGAATCTGGCGGACCCTCAAATAGGGGAGCAGATGCCATGCTGTTATTAGAATGCCCAACAGATCTCTGGCAGAAACAAGAAAGGCTGTGGGCGCCATGCCCGGTACAGGCAGGACCCGGCAGGGACAGGGGAAGAAgcggaggggaggagggaggacattccaggcCCCAGAACAGCCTGAGCCAGAACCCCAAAGAAGGGATATCAAGGAGGGGGAACCATCTGCCAGTGAAGGGAATGCATGTGTCATCGGGGTGGCCAGGTGGCCcaagggatagagtgccaggcggagtccggcctcagaccctcattagccgggtgaccctgggcaagtcacataatcccactggcctcaatttccccatctgttaaatgcACCGGAGAAGGAGATGGTCAACTCCTCCAGTATGTtggccaagagaactccaaatggggtcaggggGAGTCGGACACAACTCAGGAAAGGAGCCGGGGGTGACGGTGCGCTTCGTCCCCCCACGATCCCCTGCGACCTCATACCGTCTCAGACCAGAAATCCCGAGGCCGGCTCTCCCGTCCCGGCTGGGGAAGACGAGCGAGCCCCGTTCCCTGGCGCCTCAGCCGGCTTGTGGCTTCTCCCTTCGGGGAGCCCCCCCAAGCCCGGGGTCCGGGCCGGCCCTCCGGCCTTCTCCCTGGCTTCACAGGCTTTCTTGTTGTCTCCCAGGCAGGAAGGGCCAGTGCTCCTTCGGAGGGATGATGATGTACAACAGGGCCGTGTGGTCTCCCGAGCCCTGCGTCACCTGCCTCTGCTCTGCCGGGAAAGTGGTCTGCGATGAGGCCACGTGCCCGCCTCGCCAGTGCCCGCGGACCGTCACCCCCGAAGGCGAATGCTGCCCGCTCTGCTCGGATGCTGGTATGGATGCGAGATCCGCGGCGTCTCCCGGCGTAACGGACCCGGAGAGAGCCGCTTCCATGCTGGCGGGGAGGGGGCTCGGGGTCTGGGCACATCTAGCCTGGGTCAGGCCCCCCCGCAGGGGCTCCAGAGCCCCCGAGCCCAGGTCGGGGCATCCATTCTCGGGAATCGTGTGGCTGACGCAGTCGGCCAAGAGGACCCAGATTGGGGCGAGGCACAGCCTGGAAGtgggggatggagagagggagaaggggtgAAGGCTGGGCTCCTTCCTGCCTCCCACACTTGGCGCAGGAAAACCAGGAGCCCAGGCCAGCCAACGATCACCTTATGACGTGCCTCCTACGTGCCAGGCCCTGAGCTTGGCACCAGAGAGCCCGAGCCAAGGGCGAAGCAGCCCTTGCACCGAATAGGAAAGCCCCCGTGTGCACTGAGGACGTACAAAACAACCCCCCAGGTTCAGGGCTTTGTTCTGGGGGAGACTCTCCCTGCTTTCTGTGTGTATCTGAAGTCAGCACAGCACCCCAGAACGTGCTGGGCAGGGGAGTGCCAGGGCAGTGGAGTGGGAAGGGCAGAGACTGGCGCGAGCGAGGCCCCTCGGGGTCCTGTGCCACGATCAGGGGGCGCTTTCTAGGTGGGCAGAAGTGTGGCCCAGATGCACAATTGGCCCCAGAGGTTTTCTGCCCCATGAGGGTGTCAGAGCGCTGCGGGGAAGGCCGGGGATGTCCTTTAGGGAATGGCGCCAGGGCAGAAGAACGTCCATTTTCAATTTGCCCCCATCTGCTAAAAAGCCAAGCCTGCAAGCCCGGCTCCGGGAGCCCCGACAGCGACACCTGGAGGAGACCCTGGCACACGTGCCACCGAGCTGTCCAGTGCCCGGAGCCATCGTGAGCATGGGGGCTCCTCCAAAATCGGGGCTCCAGGCCTGGGGCCCTGCTGGAGGGAGGGGGGCTCCGggcactctctctctccccttccccacatTTTCTCGCTCCCCCCGCCAGTGTCTCCTCAGTGTTTAACAGTCATTTCCTAGGTGACAGCCTGGAATTTTCTGGTGATTCTTTAGCCCAAAGCGAACGTTCGGACCGGCGAGGAGAGGACTTGCTCCGGCCCCCCGGGCGGAGGGCTGGGCTACTCCAGAGGAAGGAGCAGGAATCCGAGGAAGAGGACTTctgggagaaaggcagagagaaggcccaaaagaagaaaggcaaaggGGGGAAGCCCCAGCCCCAGAGACATGCAGAGGAGAGGCCACCGGAGAACGCGAGGAGGAGAGCGGGCCCCGGAGAGCCAAAGGCAGCCCGGCAGAACGTGGGCAGAATGGCGCAGACACCCCGGAGCCAAGAAAGGGGggacgaggacgaggaggacgaggaggacgaggaggaggacgaggaggaggacgaggaggacgaggacgaAGACGAAGCTCCCTACTCCCCGGGGCCTGATCCCCCTTTGCCCAGGGCATGCACCATTTGGGAGCATGAAATGAGCTGCACCAATGCCAACCTGAGCCAAGTGCCCGTCATTTCGGACCCGGAGTTAACGAGCTTGGAGCTCATCGGTAAGGGCTGCCTGTGTCCGCGGCActgtctggggtgggggtggagggggggcaCCACGCTGGGCTGTTTCACTGCTGATAGAATGGAGAAAAACCCCCAAACTGTCCCAAGCTGGGAAATTGAGGGACCGTTTCATGAAGGAGTCTGCCGGGAGGCTCACAAAACACATGAAACGTCTCCTCGGAGTCAGCCGAGATTTTACCCAAAGGCttgcaggaggcagctgggtggctccgtggatggaGAGCCGGGCCAGGAGGcgggaggccttgggttcaaattggcctcagatacttcctagccgggtgaccctgtGCGAGTCCCGTAACCCAACAGCTcggcccttcctgctcttctggtTGGAGCCGCCCGCAGAGCCCAGCCGGCGTCCGAGGCCGGCTGTGACGTGGCTTGGCTCAAAGCAAGTTTCCAATTCGCCCGTCCACAGCTAGAATCTAGGGGCGCGTGCGAGCCCCGGGGGGCCTGGGGAGAGCCGCAGCTCTTTCCTGGCAGAGTCCTGAGCGGGATGCTCGTGCCCAAGGCCAGCCTCTCCACTCCTCCATCACCTTTAGTGCTGGGGATATGCAGAACCTGCCTTCAAGGCGCTtctagtctaatggaggaaacaatgtGCGAGGGAGGTAGAGGCGGGAGACAACGGGGGGCCGAGGGGGCCTCTGAGGCAGCGCCAGCATTAAGGAGGCTGGAAAGGCTTCTCGTGGGAGTTGGGAATGAATGGAGACTCAAAGGGAGGGCGAGGCAGGAGATGGGGAGCTGGATCGAGGGTgcttgggaggggggaggggaaccCCAACTTTCATTCCCTCCTTGAGCCTAGGAGACTCTTTATGCCCAAATCCAGACTCCAAAAAGATGAACTGGAGGAGCTTCCTTAGATCAGTTGAGGATGACGCTATACAACAATACTGAGCCCCCAAAATTGTTCCTTTGCCCCAGGGCATCCCGTAAGGGAATCAGGCTCCAGACAGGGCCTCAGGGGTCCTGGAACCCAGGGCCCAGAAGAAACGTGTGAGTCCTGGCTCTGCCCCTGGAAGAGGCATAGGCAGCTCCTTGACTAAGCCTCTTGGAGAGGCCAGAGCCAGGGGGCAGGCAGTGCCAGGGGATAGACAGAGCCAGGCAGTGCCAGGGGGCAAACAGAGCCAGGCAGTGCCAGGGGACAGGTAGTGCCAGGGGGCAGGCGGAGTCAGGCAGTGCCAGGCTCTCTCAGAGCAGTTTTCTCAGTCGGGCGCTGGCTGTGGGCCAGGGAGGCTGGGGGACACCCCTGGCAGACAGGCCGTCCCAGAACCCCATTCCCCAGATGTAGACGGATGGTTAAAAATGGTCTCCTAGGGAATTCCATCCGCCGCATCCCGGATGGAGCATTCCTGGGAACGCCTAATTTGGAAACGCTGGACCTGCGCAGAAACGCCCTCACTGCTTCTGGGATCAGCCCCAACGCGTTCAAGGTAAGCGCGCCGCGCCGCCATCCTGCCAACCTTCGTGCCTCTCGCCTTGTCTGAGTGGCTCTCCGTCTGTTGGGCGGGAAATGGGAGAGCCGGGCCGGGCCTGTAAGCCCAGAGAACCAGCGCCCCTCGCTGGGCCTCTCCCAGTGCCAAGCTCACCGTCCCCCCACAGCGGCCAGAGAGGCCGGGCACGAACGAGGACGTCTGCGGAGCCCCAAGTGTGAGGCCCGGAGGCAAGGGGAACTCGGGGGGACGCGGGGGGACTCTGGGGAGGAAGCGATGCCCTCGTCAGCTGGGGGGGGGGCTCTCCTCTCTGCCCCACCTCCTTTGTCCCATCAGTTTTCTGCATGTGTGGGAGAGTGGTCAGCGAGCCGGCCTGAGCCCAGAATGCCCACAAGCGAGCCAGTCTAGCCTTTGCTCCAGGCGGCTCGGGGAGGCTGTCAGGACCAGAGAAGGGCCGGCCCCATCCGGGGCTGCCTCAGCCGCAGACTCTGCTTGTGTGCAGGCACCTTTGGGTCTAGAagatgtgtgtgtgcgtgtgtgtgtgcgtgtgcatgtctGTGTGCATGTCGTGCAGTTACTCCTGTGATCCGTCCCCCCGGCTGGGCAGGCTGCCAGACGGCCAGCAGCACGGGGCCCGAGGGCAGGAAGGccgagttccaatctggccttagacgcTCACTAGCTGGGAGCCCCCAGAGGAGCCCCTTGACCAACTctgcctgcctcggtttcctcgtctgtaaCAGGGAGAGTCCTGGGCAGTGCCGCCTCCTGGGTGGCCGGGAGGCCCGAGGGATGGGCGAGGGGCGCCTCTTCCCAGCCTTTCCCTCGCCGTTCTCCATCGCTGCCCCCTGGGGAAGCGGAGGAGCCTTTGGCCCGGCTCGGAGCGAGGGAGGCTGGGGGGACGGGGCTGGCGGGAGGCCCTGCGCCAGAGAACGGTGCTGACGGTGCCCTTTGCAGCCCCTGAAGAAGCTGAGCTGCCTGTATCTGGACGGCAACGGCTTGGTCCGGCTCCCGCCCGCGCTGCCCGCGGGGCTCCTGGAACTGAAAGTCAGCCAGAACGCTCTCCGGTCCCTCGAGGAAGACGCTCTGGCAGGTGGGTGCTGCTCGCCGGGCTTCGGGGGGCCTCGGCGGCACGACTTCCCCTACTCTGCTCcggcctccctgcctcccttctctcccctctccaggcccTCGGCGCCCCCTTGGCTAGCTAGCCGGGGCCCTTCCTCCTCTAGCGGCCGGGGCTGCTCTTCTGCCTCCGCCATTCTCTCCTCCAGGCTTTAACTCACAAACGCCCGCCCTGGGGCTGACTCAGAAAGGGGGGGGCGGCACTGACCCTCCTCCGTGCCCAGCCCGCCTGCCCCAAAGCCCGGCCACCCTCCTCGAAGCCTCGACGGATGTTAATGGTACCCGCTTTTGTGGGTTCCCCCCGGCGTCTGGCCCCAACCTGGGGTGCTCCATCTCCCTCACAGCCATGGCCCCCGAGCCCCGAATCTTGCCATCAATCCTTCCGCATGGACCCTCTCCCCTTCCCGTCTAGGCTGAGGGCAAGGGCTGGCCCTCAGCGAGCCTGGGATGGGCTGCCTCCTACCTGGGCTCCTTCCCTGCTTTTCCCGGGCCGGCTCCGTCCCTcgtccttcctcctcctcagctTGCTTTCCGCCACCTCCCCCTCGGCCCGCCCTCTCAGAGATGCCTCCGGGCCCGCCTGGCTCTCTTCTCCCGCCCCGCTGCCCCCTGCCAATGCCCAGCTGTGTGGCGCTCCCTTGTCCCAGCCAGCCCTCCCAGGGCTCCTCCGGATTCTCCTCTGGGCCTTGATGGCCACAAGACGATCCAAAACCAGTTCTACTCCGCCATCTTCCCGGGCTCGGGGCTGGCCCGCCAGCTCCTGGCTGGGGGGGTGCCACGGGGCCTCCCAACCCTCCTTCCAGACCTGGGGCCCCCGCCCTCGTCACGGGCCCACACACGGCTTTTCTCCGTACTCCTCCTCCATCCCCAACTCGCCTGAATGGACAGAGCCCAGACAGAAGCTCCCCGACTCCCCCGGCCTCGGGCCAGAACGTTGGCACCCTCCGAGGTGGAGGCCCGACAGACGTCGGTGCTGGAGCCAAGCTTGCGTGGATGTGCTGTAGAGTCACATTGTGGAAGGCCTTtgatgggagggaggggagacgGGGTGATAGGGGGCTATGGAAGATTCTGGAGCAAAAGAGGGCAGCCTAAGGAGATCGGCTCCGCATGAAAGGTAGGCCGGAGCAGGGGAAACGGACCTAAGAGGCCCTGGGAGGCAGCCGGGGTCCTAATCCAGGTAGGCGGTAAAGGGGGGCCCTGGGGAGGTCATGGGGGAGGCAGGGGACGTAAGCGCTCTCGCCAAGGTCAGTCCTAGGTCACTGACTGGGTCCGAGAGGCAAGGAAGAGGGAAGACTCAAAGGTGACCCCGGAGAGCTCCGAAAGAGGCCTTGGGGGTGTTCGTTGTCACCGGCTGCAGTCGTGGCCCCTGCCGCCGGCCCTACATGCCATTCTGAAGGGGGGGGGCTTTGTTTGCTTCGGGATGGAAAACCGAGCCGCCCCCACACTTCCAAACCGAGACACTAGTGGGGATGGGGGGCACCCAGATGGCTGCGAGGGGCTCCACCACCAAACAGAAAACAGCCCGACTTAGAACATAGAACCACATCCAAAATGGGAGTCCAGGACCTCGCGGTGACAGCTCGAAGCTTCGGGGCCAGACTGGCCTCTGTGCCTTTGGGGGTTCCGAGTTCTCGGGGCTCCCTTTGTAATTCTCTGCCACGCCACCCGGATGGCCAGAAAATGGGGGCTCAGGGTAGCTCCGGGCCCGCAGAGAGCATGCTCCTAGAGGGCTCTGCCGCGGGGCTGGAACAATACAGGAGAAGCCCGGCTCTCCTGGCCCCCCCAAACAGTAACGGCGAAGGGGGCCGGACCTGGAGCCGCCGTCGGGAAAGCTGCCTTTCCGGGGGGACTCAGTAGACAGAAGGGCCACCGCACGGACACGCACTGCAGCCTTCCCGGCCAGCTCTGTTTCTGCGAGACGATCCCGAGGCGCCCCGTGCCCCCGTGCGCCGTGGGGGCTCTTCACTTGGACCCGCAGGAATGAGATGCGGCAGGGCAAATGGAAGCCAAGGACAGCGCCCGGCCCAGAGAGGATCCTTCCCGGGACTCTGCCACAAGGACCAGGGCACGGCGTAAGCCTTCAAGCTCTTCACAAATGCCAACTGCCGTGGCACCACGACTGGGCGAGGCCTGGGTGGAAGGCCGGCAGCCAGAGCCAGGTGGTGGGACCGTGCTGGAAGCCTTTCCTGCCGATGGCTGGGGGCCGGGGGGGCTCGTCTGCCTCCGCAGCTCCTGAGGAGTCTCCTTCAGACCAGGCCCGCGCGCCCCAAGAAGCAGCGTGCGGTTCTTGCCCTCGGACACACGCCCTCTCACCGACCACCAGGATGGCCAGTGAGGAAGAAGCTGGGGAGAAGAGCCGCAGCGTGCCAGGGACACTGGCTTTCCGCTGAGTGAATTCAGCCCCAAAGAAGGGCCTGGACCAGAGGACTGTCGAGACCTTTCCACACTGGGGTTTGGCCCGGAAGGTCTAGAAGGGCACAGGAGGTGTGCCAGGGCTGCGTGCCAAGCGGGGAAATGTCTGTCCACACTGTCAACACCAAAGAACGGACACATTCTCTTCTCACCACCTGAGCCCAAGCAGA encodes:
- the ECM2 gene encoding extracellular matrix protein 2; the encoded protein is MKLPSGICCFLLIGLYVDLAQNGLTGTLRRQPRQRGYRVLRKAPSLNRRARGQSEPPPPATPTQRLPVRDPEGGAVDLVIPLASSLGEESGYDVLPGRKGQCSFGGMMMYNRAVWSPEPCVTCLCSAGKVVCDEATCPPRQCPRTVTPEGECCPLCSDAAQSERSDRRGEDLLRPPGRRAGLLQRKEQESEEEDFWEKGREKAQKKKGKGGKPQPQRHAEERPPENARRRAGPGEPKAARQNVGRMAQTPRSQERGDEDEEDEEDEEEDEEEDEEDEDEDEAPYSPGPDPPLPRACTIWEHEMSCTNANLSQVPVISDPELTSLELIGNSIRRIPDGAFLGTPNLETLDLRRNALTASGISPNAFKPLKKLSCLYLDGNGLVRLPPALPAGLLELKVSQNALRSLEEDALAGLEHLITLELEGNELSESNVSPLAFAPLKSLSYLRLGKNRFRIIPQGLPASIEELYLENNQIEEIKETAFNHTRNINVIVLSHNKIEENRIDPLAWIHHENLESVDLSYNKLYHVPSYLPKSLLHLVLVGNQIERIPGYVLGHLKPGLQYLYLSFNRLRDDGIHPVSFYGAYHSLRELLLDHNELTAVPFGIARMTSLHLLRLNNNKIRSVLPQRVCRAKGRDSPLEHLHLENNYIGLRDLSLHLFSCMRSYASVVLRPQKAK